In the genome of Fusarium fujikuroi IMI 58289 draft genome, chromosome FFUJ_chr02, one region contains:
- a CDS encoding related to NUF2-outer kinetochore protein-part of Ndc80p complex, translating to MAYNPRMSIIPTSQQQSRTRKKEEEADAFMRLPDREIVGCITDIGINFTVADLQKPNAAHVQQIFEWFAELLLNATRETVEPAMRAAAEDIVGEYSDVIPPDTRNLMGFYVSLRRLLFECGITDFSFNDLYKPTYDRLVKIFSYLINFVRFRESQTAVIDQYYNKAESTKTRIETLYAENQENEGRLEDMKHNRKAMEAQVREKTMRNEELKKRLLELRRNQERVAARLEEAKQKKGELTAVLEQKTHEKVTLKQESTKLRPYVLQSASDLQENLAELREILNNDKSHIDALDRRARALQTSTDSFSVVSTDVASCIKILDEIAAELAKEEEELARNAKQRDALSERGNNAREVERTETMLKRQLSKWTERTEKLREQSNQKAREAKEKMHELRAVHKQLTEEQTEKGKEMEVRRVRIEQTEKKMLDLKENIENEVHSAHEEYRKMEAHIKLYIAEMEQAIA from the exons ATGGCGTACAATCCGCGAATGAGCATTATTCCAACCTCGCAGCAGCAATCGCGGACTCGAAaaaaggaggaagaagcagatgcTTTTATGCGTCTCCCCGACCGCGAAATCGTTGGCTGCATCACCGACATCGGCATCAACTTCACTGTCGCAGATCTTCAGAAGCCAAATGCAGCACATGTTCAGCAAATTTTTGAGTGGTTCGCcgaactcctcctcaatgCGACTCGTGAGACTGTTGAGCCGGCCATGAGAGCCGCTGCCGAGGATATTGTGGGAGAATACTCGGATGTCATCCCTCCGGACACTCGTAACCTGATGGGCTTTTATGTGTCGCTGCGCAGGCTGTTGTTTGAGTGCGGCATCACCGAtttcagcttcaacgacTTGTATAAGCCGACATATGATCGTctcgtcaagatcttcagtTACCTAATCAATTTTGTTCGATTCCGCGAGTCACAAACGGCTGTTATCGACCAGTACTATAACAAGGCAGAGTCGACAAAGACACGCATTGAGACGCTCTATGCCGAGAACCAGGAGAACGAGGGTCGTCTGGAAGATATGAAACACAACCGCAAAGCAATGGAGGCGCAGGTCCGAGAAAAGACGATGAGGAatgaggagctcaagaagagacTGCTAGAGCTTCGACGGAACCAGGAAAGGGTTGCCGCACGGCTGGAAGAGGCCAAACAGAAGAAGGGCGAGCTCACTGCAGTGTTGGAACAAAAGACCCACGAAAAGGTTACCTTGAAACAGGAAAGCACAAAGCTGCGACCTTATGTGCTCCAGAGCGCCTCAGATCTTCAGGAGAACTTGGCCGAGCTGCGTGAAATTCTCAACAACGATAAATCACACATCGACGCATTGGACCGAAGAGCGCGAGCCCTGCAGACCTCAACGGATTCATTCTCAGTCGTCTCGACAGATGTTGCGTCATGCATAAAGATCCTCGATGAGATCGCTGCGGAGCtggccaaggaagaggaagagctaGCACGCAATGCAAAGCAGCGTGATGCTCTCTCAGAGCGCGGTAACAACGCGCGTGAAGTCGAGCGCACCGAGACTATGCTAAAACGTCAGTTGAGCAAATGGACAGAGAGGACAGAGAAACTCCGCGAGCAGAGCAACCAGAAGGCGAGGGAggcgaaggagaagatgcatGAACTCCGGGCAGTGCACAAGCAGCTCACAGAGGAACAGACTGAGAAGGGTAAGGAGATGGAGGTCCGACGTGTCAGAATCGAGCAGACTGAGAAAAAG ATGCTTGACTTGAAGGAGAACATTGAGAATGAGGTTCATAGTGCGCATGAAGAGTACCGCAAGATGGAGGCACATATTAAGCTATACATTGCTGAGATGGAGCAGGCTATTGCCTAA
- a CDS encoding probable D-amino-acid oxidase has product MANTIVVVGAGVSGLTSAYLLSKNKGNKITVVGKHMPGDYDIEYASPFAGANVCPMATRESSRWERRTWVEFKKLCEQVPEAGIHFQKCHIQRRKKDAEAAKNQTFPDALFMEEPWYKEIFEDFREQNPDEVTRGYDSGCEFTSVCINTAIYLPWLVGQCLKNGVVFKRGILTDISEAKKLSHTGNVPNIIVNATGLGSLKLGGVKDETMAPARGQIVLVRNESTPMLITSGVEDGGADVMYLMQRAAGGGTILGGTYDIGNWESQPDPNIAQRIMQRIVEARPEVADGKGVKGLSVIRHAVGLRPWRRDGLRLEEEKLDEETWIVHNYGHSGWGYQGSYGCAEGVVEIVDKVGKAAKSKL; this is encoded by the exons ATGGCGAACACAATTGTCGTCGTTGG TGCTGGTGTTTCTGGCTTGACGTCCGCCTACCTTctctccaagaacaagggcaaCAAGATCACTGTCGTGGGCAAGCATATGCCCGGTGACTATGATATTGAATATGCCTCGCCATTTGCTGGCGCCAACGTCTGCCC CATGGCCACACGAGAAAGCAGCAGATGGGAACGTCGAACATGGGTagagttcaagaagctgtGCGAACAAGTCCCCGAAGCCGGCATTCACTTCCAAA AGTGCCACATTCAAAGACGAAAGAAGGACGCAGAAGCAGCAAAGAATCAAACATTCCCTGATGCACTCTTCATGGAGGAGCCCTGGTATAAGGAGATCTTTGAGGATTTCCGAGAACAGAACCCTGATGAAGTCACTCGCGGTTACGACTCAGGCTGCGAATTCACATCTGTCTGCATCAACACCGCTATTTACCTTCCCTGGCTTGTCGGTCAATGTCTGAAAAATGGCGTGGTTTTCAAGAGAGGTATCCTGACCGATATCAGTGAGGCCAAGAAACTGAGCCACACGGGCAACGTTcccaacatcatcgtcaacgcgACAGGCCTAGGCTCCTTGAAGCTGGGCggtgtcaaggatgagaccATGGCGCCTGCACGTGGACAGATTGTGCTGGTGCGCAACGAGAGCACACCCATGCTTATCACATCTGGAGTTGAGGACGGCGGTGCCGATGTCATGTACCTCATGCAGCGAGCAGCTGGTGGTGGCACAATCTTGGGTGGAACTTACGATATCGGCAACTGGGAGTCTCAACCAGACCCCAATATCGCCCAGCGTATCATGCAGCGCATTGTTGAGGCACGCCCTGAGGTTGCTGATGGCAAGGGCGTTAAGGGACTGAGTGTGATTCGACACGCTGTGGGGCTGCGCCCTTGGAGACGAGACGGGCTTCGacttgaggaggaaaagtTGGACGAGGAGACATGGATCGTGCACAACTATGGTCACTCTGGCTGGGGATATCAGGGCTCATATGGTTGTGCTGAGGGCGTAGTTGAGATTGTGGACAAGGTTGGCAAGGctgccaagtccaagctgTAG
- a CDS encoding related to tetracycline resistance proteins, with amino-acid sequence METSMLSGLSVVQPVSTKPAKQDMSRPLTAAPMTTSTTNIGSAQRESFDLEILPVRDDPKPDNASSDHIDDLEMSQPDRPDSNTETVEVAPTIWDPFMNRFRLLSTCLSQINNALSDGATGALIPYMEKYYGIGYATVSLIFVGKAIGFIAAAVFIDILRAKLGRAKLLGLGQALVTLAYIPIISGAPFIVVVLSFFFIGFSISINVAIGNLFCGGLQNGTFMLGVQHGTYGIGATIGPLVATALVTAANTMWNRYYIITCVLGALTVALGIWSFWRYEQELSPTARQRETAQVGDSLSNSIFLAMNLRIVFLGSLFIFAYQGAEVSISGWVISFLINDRDGDPSSVGYATAGFWAGITIGAVAFQLLVWLIPNIVGNTIAVSVVGLLLGPIYPCASAVFLRGMTRREALTGIGMINACDSAGGAIAPFVTGLLAQAFGTFVLHPIVIFLFAVMLMCWYFIPAEEKRTE; translated from the exons ATGGAGACTTCAATGCTTTCAGGTCTCTCGGTAGTTCAGCCAGTATCTACAAAGCCGGCAAAACAAGATATGTCTCGTCCATTAACTGCCGCGCCAATGACTACCTCGACAACCAATATTGGCTCAGCCCAGAGAGAATCTTTTGACCTCGAGATACTGCCAGTCAGAGATGATCCAAAACCAGACAATGCATCTTCCGACCATATCGATGACTTAGAAATGAGTCAACCTGATCGCCCAGATTCAAATACAGAGACTGTTGAAGTTGCACCAACTATCTGGGACCCTTTCATGAACCGCTTCAGACTTCTCTCGACCTGTCTATCCCAGATAAATAATGCTCTTAGCGATGGTGCTACTGGTGCATTAATCCCCTATATGGAGAA GTACTATGGCATTGGATATGCCACCGTGTCTCTCATATTCGTCGGTAAAGCCATCGGATTCATTGCCGCCGCTGTATTCATCGATATACTTAGAGCAAAACTCGGTCGAGCCAaacttcttggtctcggtcAAGCCCTTGTCACTCTGGCATACATACCCATCATCAGTGGAGCCCCTTTCATCGTTGTTGttctatccttcttctttatcGGCTTCAGCATCTCGATAAATGTGGCCATCGGGAACCTCTTCTGTGGTGGTCTCCAGAACGGAACGTTCATGCTGGGTGTACAGCACGGGACTTACGGAATAGGGGCAACCATCGGTCCTCTCGTTGCGACCGCGCTCGTTACAGCTGCAAACACCATGTGGAATAGATACTACATAATAACCTGTGTGCTCGGAGCTTTAACCGTCGCATTAGGAATATGGTCGTTCTGGAGATACGAGCAGGAGTTAAGTCCTACGGCACGCCAGAGAGAGACGGCTCAAGTTGGAGACTCCTTGTCGAACAGCATCTTTCTTGCTATGAACCTGCGCATCGTATTCCTTGGTTCactcttcatctttgcctACCAGGGAGCCGAGGTCTCTATTTCTGGCTGGGTCatttcttttctcatcaacgaccGCGATGGCGATCCTTCGTCAGTTGGTTATGCAACAGCAGGTTTCTGGGCTGGTATCACCATCG GAGCCGTCGCTTTTCAGCTTCTCGTCTGGCTCATTCCTAACATCGTGGGAAACACCATTGCCGTATCTGTTGTcggtcttctccttggtccTATCTACCCATGTGCATCAGCTGTTTTCCTTCGAGGTATGACTAGGCGGGAGGCTCTGACTGGTATCGGCATGATTAATGCTTGCGATAGCGCAGGAGGAGCTATTGCACCCTTCGTTACAGGACTTCTGGCCCAGGCGTTTGGCACCTTTGTCCTTCATCCGATTGTGATTTTCTTGTTTGCTGTCATGTTGATGTGCTGGTATTTCATTCCAGCTGAGGAAAAGAGGACGGAGTGA
- a CDS encoding related to mannosyltransferase — MPESVSGTLSQGLRLLRNVLNGRHALSKLIPIALWLVDALGCGLIIWKIPYTEIDWVAYMQQISQFVSGERDYTKMVGDTGPLVYPAAHVYTYTGLYYITDEGTNILLAQQIFAVLYMATLGVVMLCYWKAKVPPYMFVFLIASKRLHSLFVLRCFNDCFAVFFLWLTIFLFQRRQWTVGSLVYSWGLGIKMSLLLVLPSIGVILFLGRGLWPSLRLAWLMAQIQFAIGIPFITQNPRGYAARAFELSRQFQFKWTVNWRMLGEEVFLSKYFAISLLACHVLVLLIFISKRWIQPTGRSLYDLIPSFLRLKSPFTVQEQLRISHYVTPEYVMTTMLTANLVGLLFARSLHYQFYAYLAWATPYLLWRATEDPVIVTIIWAAQEWAWNVYPSTDLSSTIAVNTMLATVVLVYLGTARLAVPAPAARVGNVDDKNK, encoded by the exons ATGCCAGAATCTGTATCTGGCACCCTGAGTCAGGGCTTGCGCTTGCTAAGAAACGTCCTCAATGGCCGCCATGCGCTCTCCAAGCTCATCCCCATCGCGCTCTGGCTGGTCGACGCGCTTGGTTGTGGCTTGATCATATGGAAGATCCCAT ATACCGAGATCGACTGGGTTGCGTACATGCAGCAGATTTCGCAGTTTGTATCGGGAGAGAGAGACTATACCAAGATGGTGGGCGATACTGGTCCCTTGGTGTATCCAGCGGCGCATGTCTACACTTACACGGGACTTTACTATATCACGGACGAGGGTACGAATATTCTTCTGGCGCAGCAAATATTTGCTGTGCTGTATATGGCTACGTTGGGAGTGGTGATGCTCTGCTATTGGAAAGCCAAA GTACCTCCGTACATGTTCGTCTTCTTAATCGCCTCTAAACGACTACATAGCCTCTTCGTCCTACGATGTTTCAACGACTGCTTCGCCgttttcttcctctggcTCACCATCTTCCTTTTCCAACGCCGACAATGGACCGTTGGAAGTCTAGTGTATTCTTGGGGTCTTGGGATCAAGATGTCGCTACTGCTAGTTCTTCCTTCTATTGGTGTCATCCTTTTCCTGGGTAGAGGGTTGTGGCCTAGCCTTCGTCTCGCTTGGCTCATGGCACAGATTCAGTTCGCCATTGGAATTCCGTTTATCACCCAGAACCCTCGTGGGTATGCGGCTCGGGCCTTTGAGCTGTCACGGCAGTTTCAGTTCAAGTGGACAGTCAATTGGCGCATGTTGGGCGAGGAAGTTTTCCTCAGCAAATACTTTGCTATATCTCTTCTGGCCTGCCACGTTCTAGTGCTCctgatcttcatctccaagagATGGATCCAACCAACTGGACGATCGCTCTATGACCTGATTCCCTCATTCTTGCGACTCAAGTCCCCGTTTACCGTGCAGGAACAGCTTCGCATATCCCACTACGTCACTCCTGAGTACGTCATGACTACGATGCTCACCGCCAACCTCGTTGGTCTGCTGTTCGCTCGATCACTGCACTACCAATTCTATGCCTATCTCGCCTGGGCAACTCCCTATCTCCTCTGGCGGGCCACCGAAGACCCCGTCATCGTGACAATTATCTGGGCCGCCCAGGAATGGGCTTGGAACGTGTATCCAAGCACCGACCTCAGCTCAACTATCGCTGTGAACACAATGCTGGCGACAGTTGTGTTGGTGTATCTGGGAACAGCCAGACTTGCCGTTCCTGCTCCCGCTGCCAGAGTCGGGAACGTTGATGATAAGAACAAATAG
- a CDS encoding related to Phosphoserine phosphatase, with the protein MASSDTPALKNDPKFIFFTDFDGTVTTADSNDYMTDNLGFGVERRRQLNKDVLYGNMHFRDSFVEMLDSVKTPFDECIQILLKNIKLDPGFKEFYDWAQENNVPIVILSGGMTPVIRALLDTLLGPGWDIQIVSNDVKAREGKTLKDEGGWQIEFHDDSIHGHDKSIEIRKYSSLPNRPTMFYAGDGVSDLSAAKETDLLFAKADKDLVTWCENENVPFVTFRDWSSITQTVKDIAAGTVSVKDAARGRI; encoded by the exons ATGGCTTCCTCCGATACCCCAGCTCTCAAGAACGATCCCAAGTTCATCTTCTTTACCGACTTTGATGGGACAGTCACCACCGCCGATTCTAATGACTATATGACCGATAACCttggctttggtgttgagcgcCGTCGCCAGCTTAACAAGGATGTTCTTTATGGAAACATGCATTTCCGCGACAGCTtcgttgagatgcttgacaGCGTCAAGACCCCTTTTGATGAGTGCATCCAGATTCTCCTTAAGAACATTAAGCTCGACCCTGGCTTTAAGGAGTTCTACGACTGGGCTCAAGAGAACAATGTCCCTATTGTCATTCTCAGTGGCGGCATGACCCCTGTCATTCGGGCCCTACTGGACACTCTTCTGGGTCCTGGTTGGGATATTCAGATTGTCAGCAACGATGTAAAGGCACGAGAGGGTAAGACTCTTAAGGATGAGGGAGGCTGGCAAATTGAGTTCCATGATGACAG TATTCATGGTCATGACAAGTCTATCGAGATCCGAAAGTACTCTTCGCTTCCTAACCGACCTACCATGTTCTATGCTGGTGACGGTGTCTCTGATCTCTCAGCCGCTAAGGAGACCGATCTGCTATTTGCCAAGGCCGACAAGG ACCTTGTTACCTGGTGTGAGAACGAGAACGTTCCCTTTGTCACATTCCGTGACTGGTCTAGCATAACTCAGACTGTCAAGGACATTGCGGCTGGTACCGTCTCTGTCAAGGATGCTGCCCGTGGCCGTATCTAA
- a CDS encoding probable thioredoxin yields MASPFRLMRPVAQAARSGAVAFAARPFHSTAARFAVQDIKTKKEFKDLVSTTDKAVLIDCFATWCGPCKAISPILNKLSEEKALSDSIQFVKFDVDELPDLTAELGVRAMPTFFVFKNGSKVDELVGANPQALQSMLAKHAA; encoded by the exons ATGGCCTCTCCCTTCCGTCTTATGCGACCTGTCGCTCAGGCTGCTCGATCTGGCGCTGTGGCTTTCGCTGCCCGGCCATTCCATAGCACGGCTGCTCGATTCGCTGTGCAGGATATCAAGAC AAAGAAAGAGTTCAAGGACCTTGTCTCTACAACAGACAAGGCTGTTCTTATCGACTGCTTCGCTACATGGTGCGGTCCTTGCAAGGCCATCTCTCCCATCCTCAACAA gCTCTCGGAAGAGAAGGCACTTTCAGACAGCATCCAATTCGTCAAGTttgatgtcgatgagctcCCAGACCTGACCGCTGAGCTCGGCGTCCGCGCTATGCCAaccttctttgtcttcaagAACGGAAGTAAGGTCGATGAGCTGGTCGGTGCTAACCCTCAGGCCCTTCAGTCGATGCTGGCCAAGCATGCTGCATAA
- a CDS encoding translation initiation factor eIF1a-like protein yields the protein MGRPKRNVLAAAEAALTPPDALEPNQALVRVVKPEGNNLYTCELPNGKSLVLELAQRFRNTIWIKRGGFVLAERYKDGKEETRAEGEIVNVVRDEKAWRKQPYWPKEFVKNTYDMSDSEDESNVGKMPPSDSEDE from the exons ATGGGACGTCCAAAGCGAAATGTTCTGGCGGCCGCAGAAGCTGCCCTAACACCTCCCGACGCTCTCGAGCCCAACCAGGCTCTTGTCCGCGTTGTTAAGCCTGAAGGAAACAACCTGTATACCTGTGAGCTTCCAAACGGCAAATCCCTTGTGCTGGAACTGGCCCAGCGATTTCGAAACACCATCTGGATCAAGCGTGGCGGTTTTGTTTTGGCTGAACGATACAAAGACGGCAAGGAGGAAACTCGAGCAGAGGGAGAAATCGTCAACGTTGTCCGTGATGAGAAGGCCTGGCGCAAACAGCCATATTG GCCCAAAGAATTCGTCAAAAACACATACGACATGAGTGACTCCGAGGACGAATCCAATGTCGGGAAAATGCCACCCAGTGACTCCGAAGATGAGTGA
- a CDS encoding related to mitochondrion biogenesis protein (She9), protein MQPFARPAVRLVWNHARFGLDRSARPGRSCWGTSIVQSSTICVRCNFQAIGLRARLYSTERPPRDSEKSSRTNKDVEDELESILKPRPNVFKELQPPADIPKLQDVKSTNATTESATPKDTKPEPPKAETDTKPSEESPQSQAPSGLQNLRHLTLNHMNELKERFSGAMDRLQSRAMNASQTLNDITGYTDIETIKHQNAKLEADLAAAHERVREARQEYKTSNASRATTQREVTTLLARKDSWSPIDLERFTELYRADHTLEGKVASSQEALTEAEMEEQRLSQQLNAGILKRYHEEQIWSDRIRRASTWGTWGLMGMNFLLFVILQFVAEPWKRRRLVRGVVAEEKAVLEEVRGELEQVKLAIENQKTLSTAEGTSEAEAEAIAEAVASENVLPGESLMVEETKSSQEPIATFEPVAEAPLSEPLPMRTWQEALMDPEWWKAKSQDIYSERRIDLRMRDVSLLVLEGALAGAVFTGSIALLLVRRS, encoded by the coding sequence ATGCAGCCGTTTGCTCGTCCTGCGGTTCGGCTTGTCTGGAACCATGCGCGATTTGGGCTTGATCGATCCGCGAGGCCCGGGAGGTCTTGCTGGGGGACCTCGATAGTGCAGAGCTCAACAATATGTGTGCGATGCAATTTTCAGGCCATTGGTCTCCGAGCAAGACTCTATTCGACGGAGCGACCACCGAGAGATTCCGAGAAGAGTTCGAGGACGAAtaaagatgttgaggatgagcttgaatCTATACTCAAACCTCGGCCAAACGTTTTCAAAGAGCTGCAACCGCCTGCCGATATACCCAAGTTGCAAGATGTCAAATCTACCAATGCGACTACCGAAAGTGCTACCCCTAAGGACACAAAACCCGAACCACCCAAGGCCGAGACAGATACAAAGCCTAGCGAAGAATCCCCTCAATCGCAAGCACCATCAGGTCTTCAAAACCTGCGACACCTGACCCTGAACCACATGAACGAATTGAAGGAGAGGTTCAGCGGTGCTATGGATAGACTGCAATCCCGAGCAATGAATGCTTCACAAACTCTCAACGACATTACCGGATACACAGACATCGAGACCATCAAGCATCAAAATGCCAAGCTAGAAGCAGACCTTGCAGCAGCCCATGAGCGGGTCCGCGAGGCTCGCCAGGAATACAAGACATCGAACGCCAGTCGTGCGACAACACAACGTGAGGTCACAACACTATTGGCGCGGAAGGATAGCTGGTCTCCTATCGATCTTGAGCGCTTTACCGAGTTATACCGAGCGGACCATACCTTGGAGGGCAAGGTCGCATCGTCCCAGGAGGCTCTAACCgaggctgagatggaagagcaACGCCTTAGCCAGCAGCTAAATGCCGGAATCCTAAAACGTTACCACGAAGAACAGATTTGGAGCGACCGTATCCGACGAGCGAGTACTTGGGGTACCTGGGGCCTGATGGGCATGAACTTCCTCTTGTTCGTTATCCTACAATTCGTGGCAGAGCCctggaagagaaggagactGGTCAGGGGTGTTGTagctgaggagaaggctgTTCTCGAGGAGGTTCGTGGTGAGCTTGAGCAGGTCAAGCTGGCCATCGAGAACCAAAAGACCTTATCGACGGCTGAAGGAACCTCAgaggccgaggccgaggcAATTGCTGAAGCCGTGGCGTCAGAGAATGTGTTGCCGGGTGAGAGCCTCATGGTGGAGGAAACAAAATCCAGCCAGGAACCCATTGCCACATTTGAACCAGTGGCTGAAGCGCCTCTTTCAGAGCCTCTACCCATGAGGACATGGCAAGAAGCTCTTATGGACCCAGAATGGTGGAAGGCCAAATCACAAGATATCTACAGCGAGCGACGGATAGATCTTCGCATGCGAGACGTTTCATTATTGGTGCTGGAGGGCGCATTAGCAGGAGCTGTGTTTACAGGAAGTATTGCGCTGCTTTTGGTTCGAAGATCATGA